Part of the Nothobranchius furzeri strain GRZ-AD chromosome 2, NfurGRZ-RIMD1, whole genome shotgun sequence genome, CTAGTAAATGTAgttttcaaaagtacagaaccacTCAGAAGCTCTAAAGTGGTGTTTGGACATAATACAGTCGGCTAAAGTAAAATGTAAAAGGAAAAAGTCAGAGTCTATAAAGGTGATTAAAGCTGTGCGTCATGATGCCTCACCTTCTCAACACGCCTCCTAACAGGGAGGCGTTGAGGCACTCGGGTGGAGACAGTCTCCTCTGCACCTCCCCTACGGTCACTTTGTACTTGGAGGTGGAGCTGAGCAGCGACAGGCGGCCCGGTACCGAGCAGAACACCTCGTTGATGTTAACGGTCACCCCGCCGATCAGGCCGTCCTTCCCGAGCATCAGAGAGCCCACGTTCTTAGGCGGCATGGGCACTGAAACAGAAAATAacaacagcaataataataataataataataataataataataataataataataataataataataataataatatgacccTAGAAAGTCTGGGTTTAAAACCACGCGCGCGGAGGGCGGTCCTGGCCTAACGACGCGCCCACGTGCCTGCATTTACTGTTATTTAATGTTGCGCGACATTCTCATTACAGCGTTATCGATTGTTGATTGGCTCACGTGCTCAAATCGCATTAACCACCTCCTCGTCTTCCCACCAGCAGCTCTGGAAGTCCAAACGCACGCGCTAATGgcgttagttttttttatttattttatttttttaatgaagcCAGCCAGCCGTCCTCATGCGTGCGTAAAGGAGCCGGCGCGAGGGGGCTCTGTTTTGATGGCTCCACGGGGGATAATACCGCAGATTAGCTCTAAACGAGCTCACGAGATCTCCGTGAGCGGTGCCATTTATTACATCAGCGGCTTAAACGCCCCGCGGGGAGTGCAGTCACTCAACATCCCGGAACTAAATCAGCGCACATCATCACCGAGGCCTGCCAGTCAGGAGACCGGGGGTCGTTAACTCGGCTCCAAACTCCCCACCCTGCACCATCAAAGCTGGAGGGGGGAGGAAACGGGAAGGAGGGGAGTCTGAACCGGAGATGCACTCGGACCCATCCTCAGTGCGTTGTTACTCCTGTAATTCCTGACGATCCCGTGCGTAAAACGTGTCCAAACAGCTTAACAAAATATGTGTGGGGGAAAAAAAGAGCTTGTTTACCTTTCTTGATCACAGATTGATCCAATAAACTCGTCCCATTCGTGTCTTCGATGGTCTATTAGAACCAAGATAAATGTAAATCATTACAGATGCGTCATGCAAAATTACACACAAAGTCATCGATCCAAGACAAGCAGACTAAATCACCTTAAGTTTGTCCAGCCTGGTTCAGATTTCATTATCCAGTTAAAACACACTGAGAAATACGTCAGATGtgtataataataacaacaataagatAAATAAAAGCGTGTGGCGTTAATAAATCTACCGGACACAGAAAGGCAGAAATGAGAATCTATTGTGGAGGTTAGATGACAAACAGCTCGTGATGGTTTTGCCCTGAAGGGAAACGAGAAGATGAAATCCCACAGCTGAGCATAAACCCCGTTTCACTCCACGTCTTTTGTGGCTTAGgacgataaataaaataaaataaaaacactttaagCTTTATTTTTTAGAAGTTATAAATCCAGGTTGGTCAGAAAAAACAAAATCTATTGTGAATGTTGCTTAAACTCGTTTatgttttaaatgtaaaaattagGTTCTTATGTCTGGATCCATCAgagaaaacatgtttttaaatatCGGAATGCCTTTATAATATTATATTTACTTCATTAGTTTTTTTAATGTAAATGAATAAAATGCAGAAAATCAAAAATAAATGTATTGGTGCTTCATTAAAGAGTTCATCTGTAATAGTGATCTGAGATTACTTTTAAATTTCAAAAGAAGAAGGTGCGTTTAGCTGCGGGCCTTGTGCGTCCTGCCCTGGGTGAGCTGCACCTTAACCCTTACAGATGCGTGAAATATGCGGGGCAAATTAAgaaacctgccccccccccccccacccacccaccccccgtcTTAGTCTGTCTCGGCGTTTGTTTTATGATTAAATAACAGTAATTAAAATTATAGGGTTTATAATTAATATATGGTTATAAAATATGACATAAGTTTAATAACTCCGGTTTAAATTAGAAATTCCGTTAAAAACGTCCAGGAGCTCTGAATTAGTCTGTTTGTTTGAACTCAGTCTGCAAATGGCAACAATTACCTTTCCCTTACCTGAACATCCTCCATACCGTGAAGCCCGTGCAGCAGCCCGTCCCCCATACCGGGATCCAGTCCCGGATGAGCGGAGTGAAGAAGCACATCCGGCCGCCGCACGCCTCCGTAGTCCCGCCGTGGGTCTAACCCAGACAGCTGAGGTAGTGAGGCCCGGGGCTGCGCTAGTAGAGCCGAGCTCTCCATCCGGTCCCCGGTGGCGTCCTGCCGCTGGCGCGCGCCCCATGCGCCCTGCTGGCTCTGGTGCAGGGAGTTGAGGGAGTACGGGTCGCTTACGTGGGAGTAGGGGTCCTGGCTCTGATAGTGAGCGAGCGGCTGGTACGGCGGAGGAAAGTAGGGCGGCTGGAAGTCCGAGGACGGCGCGTGAGACAGCGGCGGCGCGCTGGAGTAGGGTCCTGCGTGAGACACGGAGCCCAGCTGAGACAGGCGCGAGCTGTGGCTCGAGACGCTGTCATGCCGGTCCTtcagaaaagagaaaaggaaatAATGAAAGTAAAGAAATAAAAGCTGCGTTTTTATGATGACGCCTCCGGGAACGAATGAGCAGGAGCTCCtggacaaaaacacacaaaagccCGAAGGAAAACCTGCTAAACGCGCGTCTAAGGTGTCCCCCAGCAACATACCCACACTCACCCAACAGAGAAAACTCACCCCGGTGGAGTAGGGATGAACCAACATCTGGAAGCTCCGAGCGGACTCAGAATGGAACACACAAACGCATTCCAGGTCAAAGCAGAACCTTGGTGTCTGCAGGCAGGCCCGTTCAGCAGAACTCCTCTCAGAACCTTCCTGCGCCCCGAGCTGCCGCCGCTATGACTGTGAGCACCGAGGAGCTCCCGCCTCTACCCCCGGTATCCGGTGTAATTGTTATTCATGACTGAGACTTACAGGAATATTAATGCGCGCCAGGCAGGGGACTGGCGACACATGGAGCGTGGAGGCTCTCGCGAAACCGTGAGTGACGTTGAAATGCCTTGGAGAGCCGAAACGACGCGCGCGCTGCAGGAGATGGAGAACAGCACGGGAGAAAGTGAGCAGGTCCGAGAGGACTTTCCCTGGCAGAATTTGGCGCAACAGGAGACGTCATTTTTGCGCAAAAGTAAAAAgttgtttttattgaagtcaTACGTGCACGCGCACTCATCATCTACGCCGCACTCTCTTCTATTAATGATCTGATTATGATGATTCTAGCCTATATAATAATTATTAAGTAAATTAGCGCCGCTGATACGTCAGATCCGGCGCACAGCTGCCTTTTGTCAGTCAGAACACCCGACCCGACGGGGCGCGTGAGGGGCTCGCGTGAACGGTGTCACGGCTCTTTAACAAGCGGTTGAACTTGATGCTGAGAGACTTGTTTAACAACATCCTGCCCTGCCCTCCTTCGCACCGTGGGAGAAAAGCCATGTGCTGCATGAGACCCGGACTTCCCACCGGGCTGAAAGGCAGCCGTGGGGCCTCGCGCGCTACAGCCGCTGTTGGTGCGCTTTGAGCGCGAGCCTCTTTAATTCTCCCCCATAAAGTAAAACTATATTTCTGTCCAAAATAGTCTTTTCTTGGATTCCTTCACGATTTCTGCAATTTCCCAAACAATCTTCGGTTGAAGTTGTGGTGCTGCAGCACATTTTAACCAAAATTTATGCTATTCTCAAAAagtttaaaatgcatttttcagcagaaaaacacattttatgagtAAATAAAAAAGCGTAGCTCCACAAAACCAACATTATGAACATTTATATTATCTGAGGACTAACAGAAATCCACTCAGATCCCGTTACTGCATCAAAAACACAAACTGGGCCCAGAGCTTCACAGAAAACTCCCACTTGCTGCATTTTtaacaccccacacacacaccacaaacagctgcaggagaACATTACCTCGTAAATATCTTCATACTTGACATTCTCAACTAGTTTCCACAGCATGGTCGCTTCTCCGGTGACGGTAAACCGAATGCAGTCAAGTGAGGAAGAGATGCCTcaactctctttctctctcctccctcctctccctccgcCCTCTGATTTCAGGCAGGCAGGCTTTGTGAATGGGGAACCCCTGGAAGGACTCCACCACTGTGAGAAGGAGCTGCAGGGCGATCTGACAGCAGCAGGCTGCCTGATAGGAGCAGCAAATAAGAAAAGAGGATGTATGTTTTATTTATCATGGATCTGTGCAATAATTACGGTTAATAAAACATGCTGTTCACACCCGAACAAATACGCACAAAAGTAATGATGTTTTTATTAAGTGTTTGGGCAAAAAGGAGAAGATAATCAGATAAAATTCATTCTTCATGCGAATATCAGTGTTATCAACGTGGTTGCACATGTTAAACAATTTCTTTGCTTTCAAAAATTTGGAAATTCTGATAGATTTTGTGCAAAAATATTTATGCATGTTTAAAAGGAACGAGAGTGTCCAGATGACAACCAGAGtactgcttttattctgaaatatcTTTGGAAAAATTGAAAAAATGTTCTTTTATTGTAGTTTAGTGCAGTTATTCCAAAAGTAGGATGCATTTTTATGTTTGGGCTTAATAAAGTTCATAAAGGGGAGTTTATTCCACAGCATTTATATTTGTTTTGccacattaaaagaaaaaaacataatttAGAGTAGCTGGAAGGCATTTGTTATTAAAGTTTCAGTGATTCCTCCATTttgtatgtttttttattttaaaaaatccaaACATTT contains:
- the tfap2b gene encoding transcription factor AP-2-beta isoform X1, translating into MLWKLVENVKYEDIYEDRHDSVSSHSSRLSQLGSVSHAGPYSSAPPLSHAPSSDFQPPYFPPPYQPLAHYQSQDPYSHVSDPYSLNSLHQSQQGAWGARQRQDATGDRMESSALLAQPRASLPQLSGLDPRRDYGGVRRPDVLLHSAHPGLDPGMGDGLLHGLHGMEDVQTIEDTNGTSLLDQSVIKKVPMPPKNVGSLMLGKDGLIGGVTVNINEVFCSVPGRLSLLSSTSKYKVTVGEVQRRLSPPECLNASLLGGVLRRAKSKNGGKCLREKLEKIGLNLPAGRRKAANVTLLTSLVEGEAVHLARDFGYICETEFPTKAVSEYLNRQHADPNELHTRKNMLLATKQLCKEFTDLLAQDRTPLGNSRPSPILEPGIQSCLSHFSFITHGFGSPAICAALTALQNYLTEALKGLDKMFLNNPPNSRHGDAGNKAGDKEEKQRK
- the tfap2b gene encoding transcription factor AP-2-beta isoform X2 — its product is MLVHPYSTGDRHDSVSSHSSRLSQLGSVSHAGPYSSAPPLSHAPSSDFQPPYFPPPYQPLAHYQSQDPYSHVSDPYSLNSLHQSQQGAWGARQRQDATGDRMESSALLAQPRASLPQLSGLDPRRDYGGVRRPDVLLHSAHPGLDPGMGDGLLHGLHGMEDVQTIEDTNGTSLLDQSVIKKVPMPPKNVGSLMLGKDGLIGGVTVNINEVFCSVPGRLSLLSSTSKYKVTVGEVQRRLSPPECLNASLLGGVLRRAKSKNGGKCLREKLEKIGLNLPAGRRKAANVTLLTSLVEGEAVHLARDFGYICETEFPTKAVSEYLNRQHADPNELHTRKNMLLATKQLCKEFTDLLAQDRTPLGNSRPSPILEPGIQSCLSHFSFITHGFGSPAICAALTALQNYLTEALKGLDKMFLNNPPNSRHGDAGNKAGDKEEKQRK